One part of the Natronorubrum sediminis genome encodes these proteins:
- a CDS encoding MBL fold metallo-hydrolase, producing the protein MRVTFLGSGSAMPTGERFQTGILVQEDGRTLLVDCGSGVLHRLQQSGVGYESVSSVLLTHHHLDHVADLLPLMKARWLAGEEHLEVVGPQGTKSLLDDLLNVHEYMQGKLDLQVREIVPGEFSVAGFDVSAYETRHSLPCLAYRFGDLFTFSGDTEAFSGLANFAEGSAILAHDCSFPDDVDVSNHPTPETLGKALAGREIGRVYLTHLYPHTDGRHDEMLESIGAHYDGDVRFASDLKTISID; encoded by the coding sequence ATGCGCGTCACCTTTCTCGGAAGCGGCAGTGCGATGCCGACGGGCGAACGGTTTCAGACTGGCATTCTCGTCCAGGAAGACGGAAGAACCCTTCTCGTCGACTGTGGCTCCGGTGTGCTTCATCGACTCCAGCAATCCGGCGTCGGCTACGAGAGCGTCTCGAGCGTCCTCCTGACACACCACCACCTGGATCACGTCGCGGATCTGCTCCCGCTCATGAAAGCTCGCTGGCTGGCCGGCGAAGAACACCTCGAGGTCGTCGGCCCGCAGGGAACGAAATCGTTGCTCGACGACCTCCTGAACGTCCACGAGTACATGCAAGGCAAACTTGATTTGCAGGTACGGGAGATCGTTCCCGGCGAGTTTTCGGTCGCCGGGTTCGACGTCTCGGCGTACGAAACCCGCCACTCGCTGCCGTGTCTGGCCTACCGCTTTGGCGATCTGTTCACATTCAGCGGCGACACCGAAGCGTTCTCCGGGCTCGCGAACTTCGCCGAAGGATCGGCGATCCTCGCACACGACTGTTCGTTCCCCGACGACGTCGACGTCTCGAACCACCCGACGCCGGAGACGCTCGGCAAAGCTCTGGCTGGCCGCGAAATCGGTCGCGTCTACCTGACACACCTCTACCCGCACACGGACGGTCGCCACGACGAGATGCTCGAGTCGATTGGTGCCCACTACGACGGCGACGTCCGCTTCGCATCGGATCTCAAAACGATCTCTATCGACTGA
- a CDS encoding efflux RND transporter permease subunit, with protein sequence MSLPNRIADIVTGHSKIVIVALLLVTTLAGAGMPMVDDDSSLDQFESESDEAEALEDINDNFVVEDDDENTTSVQLIAKGDNVIAQESLISSLEFQQDIHDNESINDTLVDDDPIMGVENLVAISVISDEMIDDLEDQADDLEERQDELEEEGDELEEMGDELEEDAEDLESRADSLESDSASLEEDQAELEENTETLNTTLGNIADLQADQTVAEQTGVGDPQEQEELIEENQSTAIDDANLDENQQGLFTSSVEDVRNIVDNQTELELTYQGVEEVTDDEQYQAILTDSLTEIEGLQEEYENAESDEERDEIQDDIDQISEDAVQDTDVSEEEFEGLSSNIQETQSNLVNLPSLEQTFEQGTAGVFAEEFEELESQGSSLESRGETLEEDGDELEEREEELEERGDELEERGDELEEDADALEDDAEALEDLDPTLEEQIEALEDLDDEEYEEAIEEAMTEDDETDSAPALDFMSTDYEPGALEADARMTMITQESEMGDMMGGEDMDGSGDDALDSQLDLRDLAEDDEQEYLVFGGGVLTDEIENSMDDSLAIVGPLALLFVVTALAVAYRDPLDIVLGVAGIIAVLVWTFGFMGWAGIAFNQMMIAVPVLLIGLSIDYAIHVFMRHREQREKEGVDDTVRGSMTIALAGVGVALVWVTATTAIGFLANLVSPIGPIQEFGVVSSVGILAALIVFGGLIPALKVEIDSFLESRGWSRRKRAFGTGEGRFTNVLTVGSTAARRIPIVIIVAALLLTAGGVYGASQVDTSFEEEDFLAESPPGWTENLPGDMAPSEYQAADDLEFVNENFQREDSEAQILIEGDITDDDTLQEFADAQDEAAESDIVYTLPNGDADVEDPLTVMEDAAAEDDGEDDSFDFDDNDSDNDSDENDSFNDSFTEADTTGDGVPDENVEELYDELFEEHEEEASNVIHRTDDGEYEAAQLIVGVQGDAGFDETTDELRAIASTIDASGTGDERNLDAGDGELNAIATGDPIVNHIVEQDLLDTVLQSLLITLVAVFGFLTAAYWLTGNSATLGTVTLIPVAFAVSWILGTMYLLDIPFNVLTGMITSLTIGLGVAYSIHISARYTLELERQGNAWSAMHTTVSGTGGALLGSAATTVGGFGTLAFAIFPALQQFGIITGLTITYSFLASVIVLPTLLILWTRYFGPEVSFDTAGSTSRAPTASDGGTTTDEDTDTDTETETGTGTETGTETETVSTADSDDQRGTNE encoded by the coding sequence ATGAGTCTCCCCAACCGGATTGCGGATATCGTCACCGGACACTCCAAGATCGTTATCGTCGCACTGCTTCTCGTGACGACGCTCGCGGGTGCCGGGATGCCGATGGTCGACGACGATTCGTCGCTCGATCAATTCGAGAGCGAATCCGACGAAGCGGAGGCACTCGAGGACATCAACGACAACTTCGTCGTCGAAGATGACGACGAGAATACGACGTCGGTGCAGTTGATCGCCAAAGGTGACAACGTCATTGCACAGGAGTCGTTGATCAGTTCTCTCGAGTTCCAACAGGACATTCACGATAACGAGTCGATCAACGACACGCTCGTCGACGACGACCCCATCATGGGTGTCGAAAACTTAGTCGCAATCTCCGTCATCTCCGACGAGATGATCGACGATCTCGAGGACCAGGCTGACGACCTCGAGGAACGCCAAGACGAACTCGAGGAGGAAGGCGACGAACTCGAGGAGATGGGTGACGAACTCGAGGAAGACGCTGAAGACCTCGAGTCACGCGCTGACAGCCTCGAGAGCGATTCTGCTTCGCTCGAAGAGGATCAAGCAGAACTCGAAGAGAACACTGAAACACTGAACACTACGCTTGGAAATATAGCAGATCTGCAAGCGGATCAGACAGTAGCGGAGCAAACTGGAGTCGGTGATCCACAAGAACAAGAAGAACTGATTGAAGAAAATCAATCAACTGCTATTGACGACGCTAATCTCGATGAGAATCAACAAGGCCTGTTCACCTCCTCAGTAGAGGACGTTCGCAATATTGTCGATAACCAGACGGAGTTGGAACTCACATACCAAGGAGTTGAGGAGGTTACTGACGACGAGCAATATCAAGCAATCCTCACTGATTCATTAACTGAAATTGAAGGACTTCAGGAAGAGTATGAAAATGCAGAGTCAGATGAGGAGCGTGACGAGATTCAAGATGATATTGATCAAATCTCAGAAGATGCCGTTCAAGACACCGATGTAAGCGAGGAAGAGTTTGAAGGTCTCAGCTCCAACATTCAAGAAACTCAATCTAACCTCGTCAACTTGCCTTCACTGGAACAAACATTTGAACAGGGAACTGCGGGAGTCTTCGCCGAAGAGTTCGAAGAACTCGAGAGCCAGGGTAGTTCGCTCGAGTCCAGAGGAGAGACGCTCGAGGAAGACGGCGACGAACTCGAGGAACGCGAAGAGGAACTCGAAGAGCGCGGTGACGAACTCGAGGAGCGCGGTGACGAACTCGAGGAGGACGCTGACGCCCTCGAGGATGACGCCGAAGCACTCGAGGACCTCGATCCAACGCTCGAAGAACAGATCGAGGCGCTCGAGGACCTCGATGACGAGGAGTACGAAGAGGCGATCGAGGAGGCGATGACGGAGGACGACGAGACGGACAGTGCGCCGGCATTGGACTTCATGTCGACGGATTACGAGCCGGGTGCACTCGAGGCGGATGCCCGGATGACGATGATCACCCAGGAGTCCGAAATGGGCGATATGATGGGTGGTGAGGATATGGACGGCAGCGGAGACGACGCCCTCGATAGCCAACTCGATCTGCGCGACCTCGCAGAGGACGACGAACAAGAGTACCTCGTCTTCGGTGGGGGCGTCCTGACGGACGAAATCGAGAACTCGATGGACGACAGTCTCGCGATCGTCGGCCCACTCGCCTTACTGTTCGTCGTCACGGCACTGGCAGTCGCCTACCGCGACCCGCTCGACATCGTGTTAGGTGTCGCCGGCATCATCGCGGTGTTAGTCTGGACGTTCGGCTTCATGGGCTGGGCCGGGATCGCGTTCAACCAGATGATGATTGCCGTCCCGGTCCTCCTGATCGGGCTCTCGATCGACTACGCGATACACGTCTTCATGCGCCATCGAGAGCAACGTGAAAAAGAAGGTGTAGACGATACGGTCCGCGGATCGATGACCATCGCGCTGGCAGGCGTCGGAGTCGCTCTCGTCTGGGTGACCGCAACCACCGCCATCGGCTTCCTCGCGAATCTCGTGAGCCCGATCGGCCCGATTCAGGAGTTCGGCGTCGTCAGTTCCGTCGGGATCCTCGCCGCCTTGATCGTCTTCGGCGGACTGATCCCCGCGCTCAAAGTCGAGATCGACTCGTTCCTCGAGTCCCGTGGGTGGAGCCGACGCAAGCGAGCGTTCGGGACCGGTGAGGGCCGATTCACCAACGTCTTGACGGTCGGTTCGACGGCAGCACGACGGATTCCGATCGTCATCATCGTTGCCGCCCTGTTGCTCACCGCTGGGGGCGTCTACGGCGCGAGTCAGGTCGACACCAGTTTCGAGGAAGAAGACTTCCTCGCTGAGAGTCCACCTGGCTGGACCGAGAACCTCCCCGGCGACATGGCTCCGAGTGAGTACCAGGCCGCTGACGACCTCGAGTTCGTCAACGAGAACTTCCAGCGCGAAGATAGCGAGGCCCAAATCTTAATTGAGGGTGATATAACCGACGACGACACCCTACAGGAGTTCGCCGACGCACAAGACGAGGCAGCCGAGAGTGATATCGTCTACACGCTGCCAAACGGCGATGCGGACGTCGAAGATCCGCTTACCGTAATGGAAGACGCAGCCGCTGAAGACGACGGTGAGGACGACTCGTTCGACTTCGACGATAACGACTCGGACAACGATTCCGACGAGAACGACTCGTTCAACGACTCGTTCACCGAAGCGGATACGACCGGTGACGGCGTCCCCGACGAAAACGTCGAGGAACTCTATGACGAACTGTTCGAAGAGCACGAAGAGGAAGCGAGCAACGTCATCCACCGAACCGACGACGGCGAGTACGAGGCCGCACAGCTAATCGTCGGCGTGCAGGGTGACGCCGGCTTCGACGAGACGACCGACGAGTTGCGAGCGATCGCGAGCACGATTGACGCCAGCGGAACGGGTGACGAGCGCAATCTCGACGCCGGTGATGGCGAATTGAACGCAATCGCAACGGGCGATCCGATCGTCAACCACATCGTCGAGCAAGACCTGCTCGACACGGTGCTTCAGAGCCTGCTGATCACGCTCGTGGCCGTCTTCGGGTTCCTGACGGCAGCCTACTGGCTCACCGGGAACAGCGCGACCCTCGGGACGGTAACCCTAATCCCGGTTGCGTTCGCGGTCAGCTGGATCCTCGGCACGATGTACCTGCTCGACATCCCGTTCAACGTGTTGACGGGGATGATCACCAGCCTCACGATCGGGCTCGGAGTCGCCTACAGCATCCACATCAGTGCTCGATACACGCTCGAGTTAGAGCGACAGGGCAACGCCTGGTCGGCGATGCACACGACCGTAAGCGGAACCGGCGGCGCGTTGCTCGGTAGCGCTGCGACGACGGTCGGTGGCTTCGGGACGCTCGCCTTCGCGATCTTCCCGGCGCTCCAGCAGTTCGGGATCATCACTGGGTTGACGATCACGTACTCGTTCCTCGCGAGCGTGATCGTGTTGCCGACCCTGTTGATCCTCTGGACGCGATACTTCGGCCCCGAAGTCTCGTTCGACACCGCCGGATCGACGTCACGAGCGCCGACTGCAAGCGACGGCGGAACGACGACCGATGAGGATACCGACACTGACACCGAAACTGAAACCGGAACCGGAACCGAAACCGGAACCGAAACCGAAACGGTTTCCACAGCCGATTCCGACGACCAACGAGGGACCAACGAGTGA
- a CDS encoding TrmB family transcriptional regulator, translating to MTIDESEAIDAFERLGLTSYESKVFIALHQLGSGTARDVANTTDVPRSQVYSVAESLEERGLLEVQQSSPIRYRPVSIEEAQETLRNRFEREQERAFEYVDSVKQEPTTEETQEDIWTVRSRERINNRSVDLLSQAEERIIFGTRLPGFVTDAIEETIQERAAAGVSVIVISRTDEVREMFEDTERITTTLPPSRRESDDRSGRIVVIDDNSLLLSVVDNDGSETAIWSAGSLFADVLIQLLEASDDIESSFP from the coding sequence GTGACGATCGACGAGAGCGAGGCCATCGACGCGTTCGAACGACTCGGACTCACGAGCTACGAATCCAAAGTGTTCATCGCACTTCACCAGCTCGGGTCTGGCACTGCACGCGACGTCGCTAACACTACCGACGTCCCTCGCTCACAGGTCTATAGCGTGGCCGAAAGCCTCGAGGAACGGGGCTTACTCGAGGTCCAACAATCGAGCCCGATTCGCTATCGACCGGTCAGCATCGAGGAAGCACAGGAGACGCTCCGAAACCGGTTCGAGCGCGAACAAGAGCGCGCGTTCGAGTACGTCGACTCGGTCAAACAGGAGCCGACGACCGAAGAAACCCAGGAGGATATCTGGACCGTCCGGAGTCGAGAGCGGATCAACAACCGGTCGGTCGATCTCCTCTCGCAGGCCGAAGAGCGGATCATCTTCGGGACGCGACTGCCGGGATTCGTCACCGATGCGATCGAAGAAACGATCCAAGAGCGGGCCGCGGCTGGCGTCTCGGTAATCGTAATCAGCCGAACCGACGAAGTACGGGAGATGTTCGAGGATACCGAGAGAATCACGACCACGTTGCCGCCGTCTCGGCGCGAGAGCGACGACCGTTCGGGCCGGATCGTCGTCATCGACGACAATAGTCTCCTGTTGAGCGTCGTCGACAACGACGGCAGCGAGACCGCGATCTGGAGCGCTGGCTCGCTGTTCGCCGATGTCCTGATTCAACTACTCGAGGCGAGCGACGACATCGAGTCGTCGTTCCCATAA
- a CDS encoding mRNA surveillance protein pelota has protein sequence MQIKDREQVEGGRERVTVVPESVDDLWHLQYVLEPGDRVAGDTTRRIQRNDEQMRDTGGEREPMWVAIAVDDVEFHKFANRLRVGGEIVACSREDQLGFHHTLNVEEREELSIEKRFKPDQEARLEEAEEATENPDVAIATVEEGQAHVHTVAQYGTEERATITGPTGKGEYARERSELFSELGDVLKRQDADAIILAGPGFTKQDARKYLEDNHHEVAEKITMVDTAAVGDRGVHEVLKRGAVADVQQETRIESEAEYIDELTQRMADGAKAAYGPDQVQQAAEFGAIERLLVLDDRLQKERGPDGEWAISVDEIVRTTEQKGGDVTVFSSEFPPGQQLSNLGGIAALLRYRLE, from the coding sequence ATGCAGATTAAAGACCGGGAGCAGGTCGAAGGCGGGCGCGAGCGGGTGACGGTCGTCCCCGAGAGCGTCGACGATCTCTGGCACCTGCAGTACGTCTTAGAGCCCGGCGACCGCGTTGCAGGCGATACGACCCGGCGCATCCAGCGCAACGACGAGCAGATGCGCGACACGGGCGGCGAACGCGAACCCATGTGGGTGGCTATCGCTGTCGACGACGTCGAGTTCCACAAGTTCGCCAACCGACTGCGCGTCGGCGGCGAGATCGTCGCCTGCTCGCGCGAGGACCAACTGGGCTTTCACCACACGCTCAACGTCGAAGAGCGCGAGGAACTTTCGATCGAGAAGCGCTTCAAACCCGATCAGGAAGCCCGACTCGAGGAGGCCGAGGAAGCGACCGAGAACCCCGACGTCGCCATCGCCACCGTCGAGGAAGGACAGGCCCACGTCCACACGGTCGCCCAGTACGGCACCGAAGAGCGAGCGACGATCACCGGCCCGACCGGCAAAGGCGAGTACGCCCGCGAACGCTCGGAACTGTTCTCGGAACTCGGCGATGTCCTGAAGCGCCAGGACGCCGACGCGATTATCCTCGCCGGCCCCGGCTTCACCAAGCAGGACGCACGGAAGTACCTCGAGGACAACCACCACGAGGTCGCCGAGAAGATCACGATGGTCGATACGGCGGCCGTCGGCGACCGCGGGGTCCACGAGGTGCTCAAGCGCGGTGCCGTCGCTGACGTCCAACAGGAGACGCGCATCGAGAGCGAGGCCGAGTACATCGACGAACTCACCCAGCGAATGGCCGACGGGGCCAAGGCCGCTTACGGACCGGATCAGGTCCAACAAGCCGCCGAATTCGGCGCGATCGAGCGACTGCTCGTCCTCGACGACCGATTGCAAAAAGAACGCGGGCCGGACGGCGAGTGGGCCATCAGCGTCGACGAGATCGTCCGCACGACCGAACAGAAAGGCGGCGACGTTACCGTCTTCTCGAGCGAGTTTCCACCCGGCCAGCAGCTATCGAATCTGGGCGGGATCGCGGCACTCTTGCGATATCGACTCGAGTGA
- a CDS encoding cupin domain-containing protein, whose protein sequence is MTTKLTPKGGILRRTVLKASAVAAGAVALSGTTAGDEHDVDDDENDEAAEVDEPDGFEVEIIQEHASFADSVAAAFEVTYDDVDEPIVVDLEDASTVILAEATWEEDAESGWHRHPGMSIVRMIEGEIEHTMEDDCVSRTYSAGDAWIDPGHVHKADSEEGALAHVTFLGIPDGEPATEWVEAVEC, encoded by the coding sequence ATGACTACAAAACTCACTCCAAAAGGAGGAATCCTGCGGAGAACAGTTCTCAAAGCCAGCGCGGTCGCGGCGGGGGCGGTCGCTCTGAGCGGGACAACGGCCGGGGACGAGCACGACGTGGACGACGACGAGAACGATGAAGCGGCCGAGGTAGACGAACCTGATGGTTTCGAGGTCGAGATCATCCAGGAACACGCGTCGTTCGCCGATAGCGTGGCCGCGGCGTTCGAGGTGACCTACGACGACGTCGACGAACCGATCGTCGTCGACCTCGAGGACGCCTCGACCGTCATCCTCGCCGAGGCGACGTGGGAGGAAGACGCGGAGTCCGGGTGGCACCGCCACCCAGGGATGTCGATCGTCCGAATGATCGAGGGCGAGATCGAGCACACGATGGAGGACGACTGCGTCTCGCGGACGTACTCGGCGGGCGACGCGTGGATCGACCCCGGTCACGTCCACAAGGCGGACAGCGAGGAGGGCGCGCTCGCACACGTTACCTTCCTCGGGATCCCCGACGGCGAACCCGCGACGGAGTGGGTCGAGGCGGTCGAGTGCTAA
- a CDS encoding asparagine synthase-related protein has protein sequence MQTRLCGDGWTHEDGISVRGRAFAEESLLEGEALARQFHDAVGRAESADPLESVSEDIADAAATLEGFYAAVVRTPDVTILVADGARSIPLYYDAAGTIVSDRGGVVRDAIEAERDPVTENEFLVTRYVTGSETIWQSVFATQPGEVVGLEDGDVTRRTYREYWPTEPADAARAEDPESRLETALETALDRLERVAGDRPVVLPLSGGYDSRLLASSLVARDREVIGFTFGRSGHPDVEVSREVASRLGIQWEFLPYDEATWREWYHASSGVRYRERAFGGDALPFLAEWPALRQLLERGRIPQDALYCPGHTVATPSERLPVFEGEQRRGRTGRSGGCVSATGGPDGESESELGPDSEPESRIEASLEALTEYVLETHYSLWEWDDDAFREAALERIRRGVLGGRRPEQLTDPASLAAGYERWEWRGRMSTFTNGDLRAYEDAGVDWWLPLWDPVYVRAWEQVPLERRREKGAHVSLAAETYRNATDVSERRARETDRSLSPFDRCLSLLRHTPVRQFSERDGDWLPPFLAPRSAWNDPTRHPLAWYGAIDDEVLERVPDSRGFYALRTAAETGRLNLSEPTESIPENGRVEMSTE, from the coding sequence ATGCAGACGCGGCTGTGCGGAGACGGCTGGACGCACGAGGATGGAATTTCGGTTCGCGGCCGGGCGTTCGCCGAGGAGTCACTACTCGAGGGCGAGGCGTTGGCGAGACAGTTCCACGACGCAGTCGGGCGTGCGGAATCAGCGGATCCCCTCGAGTCCGTGTCCGAGGATATCGCGGACGCAGCAGCGACGCTCGAAGGGTTCTACGCCGCCGTCGTGAGGACGCCAGACGTGACGATACTCGTTGCAGACGGTGCCAGATCGATTCCGCTGTACTACGACGCGGCAGGAACGATCGTCTCCGATCGCGGAGGCGTCGTCCGCGATGCGATCGAGGCCGAACGCGACCCGGTCACCGAGAACGAGTTCCTCGTGACGCGCTACGTCACCGGTTCGGAGACGATCTGGCAGTCGGTGTTCGCGACCCAACCCGGCGAGGTCGTCGGGCTCGAGGACGGGGACGTCACGAGACGAACGTACCGCGAGTACTGGCCGACGGAACCGGCTGACGCCGCCAGGGCCGAAGATCCGGAGTCGCGACTCGAGACCGCACTCGAGACGGCCCTCGACAGACTCGAACGCGTCGCTGGCGACCGACCGGTCGTCCTCCCCCTGTCGGGAGGCTACGACTCGCGGCTGCTGGCCTCGTCGCTCGTCGCCCGCGACAGAGAGGTGATCGGATTCACGTTCGGTCGGTCGGGCCATCCGGACGTCGAAGTGAGCCGGGAGGTCGCCTCGCGATTGGGGATTCAGTGGGAGTTCCTCCCCTACGACGAGGCCACGTGGCGCGAGTGGTACCACGCCTCGAGTGGCGTTCGCTACCGCGAGCGCGCGTTCGGCGGCGACGCCCTCCCGTTTCTCGCCGAGTGGCCGGCCCTCCGGCAACTGCTCGAGCGCGGGCGCATTCCCCAGGATGCGCTGTACTGTCCCGGCCACACCGTCGCGACGCCGAGCGAGCGCCTCCCCGTCTTCGAGGGAGAGCAGCGTCGCGGACGAACCGGACGCAGCGGCGGGTGTGTTTCGGCGACCGGCGGACCCGACGGTGAGTCCGAATCCGAGTTAGGGCCCGATTCCGAACCGGAATCCCGTATCGAAGCCTCGCTCGAGGCGCTCACTGAGTACGTTCTCGAGACCCACTACAGCCTCTGGGAGTGGGACGACGACGCGTTTCGGGAGGCCGCGCTCGAGCGGATTCGACGGGGAGTACTCGGCGGTCGACGACCCGAACAGCTCACCGACCCCGCGAGTCTGGCCGCGGGGTACGAACGCTGGGAGTGGCGCGGGCGGATGTCGACGTTCACGAACGGCGACCTTCGAGCCTACGAGGACGCCGGCGTGGACTGGTGGCTTCCGCTGTGGGATCCGGTATACGTCCGCGCGTGGGAGCAGGTGCCACTCGAGCGTCGCCGCGAGAAGGGGGCACACGTGTCGCTCGCGGCCGAAACGTATCGAAACGCCACCGACGTTTCCGAACGGCGTGCGAGAGAGACTGATCGGTCGCTTTCCCCATTCGATCGCTGCCTCTCGTTGCTCAGACACACGCCCGTGCGTCAGTTCAGTGAACGTGACGGTGACTGGCTCCCGCCGTTTCTCGCCCCCCGGTCGGCGTGGAACGACCCGACCCGCCATCCCCTCGCCTGGTACGGGGCAATCGACGACGAGGTACTCGAGCGGGTGCCCGACTCTCGAGGGTTCTACGCCCTCCGGACGGCGGCAGAAACCGGCCGGTTGAACCTCTCGGAGCCGACTGAATCGATACCCGAGAACGGACGGGTAGAGATGTCGACGGAGTGA
- a CDS encoding thiamine ABC transporter substrate-binding protein — protein sequence MRRRTVLSTGAALATAGLAGCSVTDMGSDDDVFTVGTYTSFVDAPSDSPGEWIKDEFESRHDVEFEWHTPDQELTYYVERHNDGSEVEPELYLGVRPQNLVQADEQLEGDLFTSTDESVLSNAEDIDDEFYFDPEDRAIPTFHSHCGIVYDGRNVSEPETFDDLLSSEYEGDLAMSNPNSSTTGLLFFLWTVDHFGEDGYLEYWNDLMDNDARVLDEWGEVYTQFEEEEIPVVVSYTDDRVYASRDGNDLEKHQVATLHDQGYANMAGMARFADGTDDDLAHEFMDFILEPEVQSVIAERNVTGPVNEETELPEEIEEYMIEPEEVVFFDYDELEGNLSTWLDEWEREVAGGF from the coding sequence ATGAGACGACGAACGGTTCTCTCGACAGGAGCGGCTCTCGCCACCGCAGGCCTCGCTGGTTGTTCGGTAACTGACATGGGATCCGACGACGACGTGTTCACCGTCGGAACGTACACGTCCTTCGTCGACGCGCCGAGTGACAGTCCCGGCGAGTGGATCAAAGACGAGTTCGAATCACGCCACGACGTCGAATTCGAGTGGCACACGCCAGATCAGGAACTCACGTACTACGTCGAACGCCACAACGACGGCAGCGAAGTCGAACCGGAACTCTACCTCGGGGTTCGCCCGCAGAACCTCGTGCAGGCCGACGAGCAACTCGAGGGAGACCTCTTCACGAGTACGGACGAGAGCGTCCTCTCGAACGCCGAGGATATCGACGACGAGTTCTACTTCGATCCGGAGGATCGAGCGATTCCGACGTTTCACAGCCACTGCGGCATCGTCTACGACGGCCGCAACGTCTCGGAACCCGAGACGTTCGACGACTTGCTTTCGAGTGAGTACGAGGGCGATCTCGCGATGTCGAACCCAAACAGTTCGACGACCGGACTCCTGTTCTTCCTCTGGACCGTCGATCACTTCGGTGAGGATGGCTACCTCGAGTACTGGAACGACCTGATGGACAACGATGCGCGGGTCTTAGACGAGTGGGGCGAGGTCTACACGCAGTTCGAAGAAGAGGAGATCCCCGTCGTCGTGTCCTACACCGACGACCGCGTCTACGCGAGCCGGGACGGAAACGACCTCGAGAAACACCAGGTCGCGACGCTCCACGATCAGGGCTACGCGAACATGGCCGGAATGGCCCGCTTCGCGGACGGGACGGACGACGACCTCGCACACGAGTTCATGGACTTCATCCTCGAGCCAGAGGTCCAGTCCGTCATCGCTGAACGAAACGTTACCGGGCCCGTCAACGAGGAGACCGAACTCCCCGAAGAGATCGAGGAGTACATGATCGAACCCGAGGAGGTCGTCTTCTTCGATTACGACGAACTCGAGGGCAACCTCTCGACGTGGCTCGACGAGTGGGAACGCGAGGTCGCGGGTGGGTTCTGA
- a CDS encoding thiamine-binding protein, producing the protein MSVFALLRVTPVTEDDITADVAAAIDALEDHDVEYETTPMATILEGDDVRELFAACASAHEAVETAEIQTLVQVEEKRDTELSTDDKIDAVEGELGRDARSQRE; encoded by the coding sequence ATGTCGGTATTCGCATTGCTTCGCGTGACGCCAGTAACGGAAGACGACATCACCGCGGACGTCGCCGCGGCGATCGACGCACTCGAGGACCACGACGTCGAGTACGAGACGACACCGATGGCGACGATTCTCGAGGGCGACGACGTTCGCGAACTCTTCGCAGCCTGTGCGTCGGCCCACGAAGCCGTCGAGACGGCCGAGATCCAGACGCTCGTCCAGGTCGAGGAGAAACGAGACACGGAGTTGAGCACCGACGACAAGATCGACGCCGTCGAAGGCGAACTCGGACGCGACGCGCGCAGCCAACGGGAGTGA